In one window of Paraflavitalea soli DNA:
- a CDS encoding sensor histidine kinase, with protein MPFPWKIVFLLPLLATACRDKKNNGPNDLSSFRILIDQANDEQQKLPPRLAAAQAAYALALLSGDKPAQLESIRTTGVLYLAMDSIDRAMASFVHLQKLADSVGDKENRGMGLNNIGLIFYERSVYDSAIIYYEQAGRLFRTLGDTLRIIQGDINTGIAYKNIGDYEKAFSLATGAARMMEGMPASAELGTVYNTLGNTLKDLSRPKEALIYHQKAIAIRRQLKDSIGIAASLNNTGNVYKSMKAYGQAIDHYLQALAIKNTMGSKRSRITTIDNIAEAYLGMQEYGLAAQYEAEALAGRSESEDKDGWMLSANRMAKIHMARHEPDKAKQLALRIDSLANAPIYISHQLKNALLLEEIYAAAKDYPNANRYAKKALELKDSLFNADMSAAISGMNARYNTEEQQQKIALAEKNDIIQEQEISQQRNFLLLMGCIIASLLVITYLLYVSNKLRKKARERTELLMAELNHRVKNSLQIISGILQLQTSVTENPQEIERIEAGRSRIQSISIVHNLLYQKEYTGSIQMDAFMTQITNNIGLAFQDQQAVIAEHSIDPVALNADQAIPVGLIANELLINIYKYSQTSGEPLVVRIGMTLDKNTCRLMIRDNGQSWDMAAARRQRKGLGLLLVNMLIQQLKATWQSAREAGENVQLVSFTKA; from the coding sequence ATGCCTTTCCCCTGGAAAATTGTTTTCCTGTTACCCCTGCTGGCAACGGCTTGCCGCGATAAAAAAAACAATGGACCCAATGATCTTTCTTCCTTCCGTATACTGATCGACCAGGCCAATGACGAACAGCAAAAGCTGCCGCCACGCCTGGCAGCCGCACAAGCGGCTTATGCTCTTGCACTGTTGAGTGGTGATAAACCCGCCCAACTGGAGAGTATCCGCACTACCGGCGTGCTCTACCTGGCGATGGACAGCATCGACCGGGCCATGGCGTCCTTCGTTCACTTGCAAAAGCTGGCCGACAGTGTAGGGGATAAAGAGAACCGGGGAATGGGATTGAACAATATCGGGTTGATCTTTTATGAAAGGTCGGTTTACGACAGCGCCATTATCTATTATGAACAGGCGGGCAGGCTATTCCGGACATTGGGCGATACCTTACGCATTATACAGGGGGATATCAATACCGGCATTGCCTACAAGAATATTGGTGATTATGAGAAGGCTTTTAGCCTGGCGACAGGTGCGGCGCGCATGATGGAAGGGATGCCGGCCTCTGCCGAACTGGGTACGGTCTACAACACACTGGGCAATACGCTCAAAGACCTTAGCCGGCCAAAAGAAGCGCTGATCTATCACCAAAAGGCCATTGCTATTCGCCGTCAGTTGAAAGACAGTATTGGCATTGCAGCCTCCCTCAACAATACCGGTAATGTATACAAGAGTATGAAAGCGTATGGCCAGGCCATAGACCATTACCTGCAGGCACTGGCAATAAAAAATACAATGGGCTCGAAGCGATCGAGGATAACCACCATCGATAATATTGCCGAGGCCTACCTGGGCATGCAGGAATACGGGCTGGCTGCACAATACGAAGCGGAAGCATTGGCAGGACGCAGCGAATCGGAGGACAAGGATGGCTGGATGTTGTCGGCCAACCGGATGGCAAAGATCCACATGGCCCGCCATGAACCTGATAAGGCAAAACAACTGGCCCTGCGCATCGACAGCCTGGCCAATGCTCCTATCTACATCAGCCATCAGTTAAAGAATGCATTGCTGCTGGAAGAGATCTATGCAGCTGCAAAAGATTATCCCAATGCCAACCGGTATGCAAAAAAGGCACTGGAGCTGAAAGACAGCCTGTTCAATGCAGACATGTCGGCTGCTATATCAGGCATGAATGCCCGTTACAATACAGAAGAACAACAGCAAAAGATAGCCCTGGCCGAAAAGAATGATATCATCCAGGAGCAGGAGATCAGTCAGCAGCGTAACTTTCTCCTGTTGATGGGATGTATCATTGCCTCCCTGCTGGTAATCACCTACCTGCTGTATGTTTCCAATAAACTACGGAAGAAAGCCCGGGAGCGTACAGAACTGTTGATGGCCGAGCTGAACCACCGGGTTAAGAACAGCCTGCAAATCATATCCGGCATATTGCAATTGCAAACATCTGTGACTGAAAACCCGCAGGAGATAGAGCGGATAGAAGCGGGGAGAAGCCGGATACAGTCGATCAGTATTGTACACAACCTGCTTTACCAGAAAGAGTATACCGGCTCTATACAGATGGATGCTTTCATGACGCAGATCACCAACAATATCGGCCTGGCATTCCAGGACCAGCAGGCGGTAATAGCAGAGCACTCCATCGATCCTGTTGCGCTGAATGCCGATCAGGCCATACCCGTGGGGTTGATCGCCAATGAGCTATTGATCAATATTTATAAATACAGCCAGACCAGCGGAGAGCCGTTGGTCGTGCGAATTGGCATGACACTGGACAAAAACACCTGCCGGCTGATGATCCGGGATAACGGGCAGTCCTGGGATATGGCTGCCGCCCGGCGACAGCGTAAAGGGCTTGGCCTGCTGCTGGTCAATATGCTTATTCAGCAACTGAAAGCCACCTGGCAATCGGCCCGGGAAGCCGGAGAAAATGTACAACTTGTAAGTTTTACCAAAGCATAA
- a CDS encoding LytR/AlgR family response regulator transcription factor — protein sequence MEKKRVLIVEDEIIVSAAMTLTLSRKGYECLALPSGEEALEALHEFEPDVILMDIGLAGMIDGISTAGIIRQQSAKPIVFITEQTNMQVFQQAKGALPQYYINKPYTDAALIQAVELALLKPLSVQASPAPNQTIMTLGERVADGIFVYYGNEYTKVLFKDILYLEANGMFTLVHCAQDKCYKLSLSSNNVVAQLANPAFVRTSRSFYVNIHRIDSIRNDELIVDKKHVPMTKNYKADILSRVTRIAQQ from the coding sequence ATGGAAAAGAAAAGAGTGCTGATCGTAGAAGATGAGATCATTGTAAGTGCAGCCATGACACTTACGCTTAGCCGGAAGGGGTATGAATGCCTGGCCCTCCCTTCGGGCGAAGAGGCCCTGGAAGCATTGCACGAATTTGAGCCCGATGTGATATTGATGGACATTGGGCTGGCAGGGATGATCGACGGCATTTCTACTGCGGGTATTATCCGGCAGCAATCGGCCAAACCCATTGTGTTTATTACAGAACAGACCAATATGCAGGTATTTCAACAGGCAAAGGGAGCCCTTCCGCAATATTATATCAACAAGCCCTATACCGATGCTGCGCTCATCCAGGCTGTAGAACTGGCCTTGCTAAAGCCGTTGTCTGTACAAGCCTCCCCGGCACCAAACCAAACCATTATGACCCTGGGCGAGCGGGTGGCCGATGGGATATTCGTTTACTATGGTAATGAATATACGAAGGTATTGTTTAAAGATATTCTTTACCTGGAGGCCAATGGCATGTTTACCCTGGTCCATTGTGCGCAGGATAAATGCTACAAACTTTCGTTAAGCTCCAATAATGTGGTGGCGCAACTGGCCAATCCGGCTTTTGTGCGCACCAGCAGGTCATTTTATGTGAATATCCACCGCATAGACAGTATACGCAATGATGAACTGATCGTGGATAAGAAGCATGTGCCGATGACTAAAAACTATAAGGCTGATATCCTCAGCCGCGTTACCCGCATTGCGCAGCAATAG